The archaeon CG10_big_fil_rev_8_21_14_0_10_43_11 DNA segment CTCATGCCGCCAAGTTCAGCATATTTTCCCGTAACTGACGTGACTAAATCCCAATCAATATAATTCTCCGGTGTTGGTTCAAAATCAAAGCGAAAATACTCCCACTTAAAATTTCTTAGAACGCCATACAAGCTACCAATAACAGGAACATCATAAATTCGTGAATGTTTAAACGATTTCATACTTTCTTGTAACTCCAAAGCCTATGTTTGTTAATAACGTTTCTGTCATTGAGTCCGGCACTATTGTTTATTAACGTGTGTGTTAAAACAGTGTCAAAACACTACACAAACCCTTAAAAAAATCAAAACACATCAAGATAAAAGTAGGGAGAGGGTGTTTGGCCTTACATCAAAAAAAAGTAATGGACACAAAAAAATGTTGAGGGACATTTTTGTGCACGTGCCCATTTTTTTTGGGATAATTGTTTGGTCAAACACTCTCAGCACCACCCCACTAAAAGTATTATTCAGACTCCTTTTCATTTTGTTTTTTCCACGCCTTAGGATATAATGAACGGTCAATCATAACGGTGTGCACATCAACAGCAACTCCTTCATTATTCATGTCAATTGCAGCACTTGACAAACGCGCCGCACCAACACCTACAAGCTCACCTTTAAGGGTGAACACGCCAACCGCCTCACCCCGCTCAATACCCTCATCAAGCCAAGCAATACCGGGAATCTTAAGAGCAGCACCATGTGCCACGCTTGCAACTGCTGAATCAATAATCACCATTTTTTTAAGATGCGTTGTTGCAACCTCAATAGGATGAATAACCTTTGCAAGATACTCATCATTGCCTGCTTGCCACGCATCATACGCAAAACGCAACTGGTCAAGGGTTACTGCATACTCTTCAGTAAGGTCAGCAACACGCGTTCTTCGAAGCTCAGCCATGTTCGCGCCGCACCCCAGTTTTTCTCCAATATCATGGCACAGCATACGAATGTACGTTCCAGACTGCACGTTTGTCTTAAAAAGCACGGCTCTGCCTTTGATTTCAATAAGGTCAACGGTGTGCACGCTTCGCTCGCGCACCTGACGCTTGACTGCTGACCGCTTTGGCACGCGCTGTGTTATGGTGCCTAAAAAATCGTTCATGACTTCGCGCACACGCGCTTCTGGAACATCAGCGTGCAAACGCATCACGCACACATATTCTTTTGGCGCAAGAAGCAAAAATTGCAAGACCCGCGTTGCATTATTCAATCCAACAGGCAACACGCCAGTCACGTTTGGGTCAAGAGTACCTGAATATCCTGCTTTTTTTACGTGCAAAACGCGCTTTAAAAAATCCATTGCCTGCTGTGACCGAGGACCTCTTGGTTTATCAAGAATAATAATGCCTGACACAAAACGCTCTTTAACGCTGCGCGTAGCAGGGTCAACCCCATACGTGCCTGCAACAGCATTTTGTTTTAGTATCATATCTGCTTGAAAAAATCAGCAAGTATAAAAACGTTTTACTGAACAATGGCGCACACATAATTACACTGACAGTTTGGAATCACGCCCGTTACGTCCCACTCACCAACGCACTGAATATGCGGCTGAGCTTGGCAAAAAGAAAGACAATCTGAAAACTTGGTTTGGTCTGAAAGGTTTTGCTGGTCACTGCTTGCAAGCTGCGTGCAGCCGGCCAGTAAAAAAAGAGCAAGAAACACAAACGCGAGTTTCATACCTAGTTGTGGTCAAAACAGGCATATAAATGCTTGTAAAAAAAAGAGATTATTTCTTTGCAGGCTTAGCTGCTTTTTTTGCAGGCGCTTTCTTTTTTGGAGCGGACTTCTTTGGCGCTGCTTCTTTTTTTTCAGCTTTTGGCTCAGCTTTTTTTGGAGCGGTTTTTTTCTTGACTTTCTTTTCAGCCGTTTTCATGGCACGTTTTGCAACGGGTTTTTCGCCCGGCGTTTTTGATTTCTTCTCGCTTGCTTTTTTAGCAAGAGCGTCAGGAAGAAGACCTGCTGCAACCAATTTGTCAAGCACTTCTTTTTTCTCAGCTTTTGGCTTTATCTCAATAATTTTTGAGGTTGGCTCAAGATGGTTTTTATTGCATTTTCTTCGCTTAACCACGCCATCAATAAGCACAAAGGTATCATCAACATGGTCAACAATGACCGCAATACTGCCCGCTTCTCTGCCAGCAATTTTTACACACACTCTTCCAATATTCATCATGCAAACATCACTCTTGCTTCTTTTCGAATTGATTCACGAGAACACGAACTGCAAAGCATGCCACCATACTTTCTTGAAACCGTGCGCGCGGACTTGTTTAAATTGCTAAACCGAATTGGTTTTTCACGCGCAATGCCATGCAATTCACTGCCGCATTCTGCGCACACAATCTTACCAGGAAGCTCTTTTTTAAAAGAGAGCCGGGACTCACCGCTAGGAACACGCTTTTTTACGCGTTTTAGACTTCTGCTTCTTTGTGCTCGTCTCATGAATTATCACGAATCTTTTTTTGATTATATGCTCACACCCATCTTCTTTCGAATCACCATTGAGGCGATAATTGAGATGAAGATGTAGGTAAGCAACCACCCCACATCAGGACCGATAATGGGGTATGATTTCTCAAACACCAAAAGAGTGAATCCTTTAAAAAGGTTGCTGATAAAGGGAAATGACACGATAAATAAGGCACTTGACGCGAGCATAGGCTTGAGCGTGTACTGAAACTTGCTTTGGCTCAGTGAGAGGATTTCTGACTGCGCTTTGAGCTTAGCATCAGAATCAGTCAATTCTTTGATGCCTTTTTGCAACTCCTTAATTGTTGCGTTAATTTCTTGAAGTTTGCCTTGATTTGAGAACTTTTTGTAAATAAACTGGCTTGCAATGTTGAGAAGAATTGCAAATATGATAATGCCCCCAAGCTGGAGAAATTCTCGTGCTGTATGAACCATTAATTGTACCATTCTACTATCACTTCAACAGTTTTCTTATAAGAGGGTTTGCATCCTCCATACTCTCGCGAGAGATTTGCTCGTACATGCCATAAACAATCATAACAGACAGCAAAATACCCGTTCCCCGAGAGAGTGCGCCAAGCAAGTCTGCAACAGCAGCAAGAATACCCACACTCAAACCCCCAAGCACGGTAAGCGGCGTGATGTAGCGCGCAAGCATGCGCGTAATAATACGCTTGTCGCGCCTGAAGCCAGGAATTTGCAGGTTAGATGACAAGATTTGGTCAGCAACGGTTCCGGGGTCTTGATTTCCTATCATCACCCACAATATGGAAAAGAACATGGCACCAAAACTCATCATAAACAAGTACACACCAAATGAGATGAAATCACTTACTTCAGGAGCAAGAATAATTTTTCGCAGCGTAGGCGGATTCATATATTTAACAAGACCGCTTGCTGCAACCATTTGCCCATCACTTGAAGGCTCGAACGAACCGAGAAGGGGAATACCAAGGTTAAACATCATCAAACCCCAAAACTGCATGCTTGCAATAAGCGCAGCTACAAGAATAACTGGAATGTTACTTGTGTAAATGAATTTAAGCGGCCACTTAATGCTGTGGCCCCGCACCCTTCCAAAGCTCAGCGGTATCTCTACCTTGGTTGCCTGCAAATACACAGACAAGCCAAAAACAACAATAGTTGCTACAATCGAAACAAGAGGCCAGAGCACGGCTTCAAGCTGTCCTTGCAAGAACAACGCAAGCACTTTCCAGACTTGGCCTGTTGGCAGGCTTGGGTTGGTGGGGTCAGGAAGCGGGCTCAAACCGTTTGCAAAGATTTGGGCAGACACGCCTGCTGCAATAAACAAGCTGATGCCAGAACCCACGCCATACTTGCTTACCAGCTCATCTAAGTAGAGCACGACAAGGCCTGCAACAATAAGCTGCACAATCATAAGCATAATAGTAAACGGCGAGCCGTCAGCAGACGGGAGCGCGCCACTCATCACGTAGAGCGCGTTTTCAAAAACAATAAACACAATGCCAAACACTTTTTGCAATCCCTGAAACTTTGCTTTTCCTTCAGGCGTTGACGTATCTATTTTAAACACGCCTGCGCCCTGCAAGAGCTGGAGGATGATGCTTGCCGTCACGATTGGCCCAATACCAAGAGACAGGAGCGAGCCAAAATTTGCCGCAAGCAGGATAGCAAGCGTTTCAAACTGGCTTTTATATGCAGGGCTCAAACCGTAAATAGGAATTGAACCAAGAATAAAATAAATCACAAGCGCCGCTAGAGTCCACATCAACTTTGAGTTAAGATTGATTCTGCCCGTTGGAGCTTTGATTTCTGGCAGGTTTGAAAGCCAACTCATAACCAAAGTTCTAAAATGTCAAGCGTTTAAAAAGGCTTTGTTCTGCTAAACACTCCGCTTGTGAAATACCAATTTAGGGTGCTTGGCCACATGTTCTGCAAAATGCTCATAAAACGCGAGCACGCTCTTTTTAACTTCGGGCAAGGCATTAATGTGCGCAACTTGTTCTTGCACGCGCACGATTTTTTGCGCGCTAAAACCTATTCTTTTAAGCGTCTTTGCGGTATGTTTTGTTCTAAAAATGTCTTGTGTTGCGCTATGCCATTGTGTGAGAATATTCTCGCGAATGCCAAACGCGCGCTCTCCTGCAACTACCGTATCAAGATAGTGAATAAATGGCGTCCAGTCCAGTATCTTGCTGTGGAGAATTAAGTCTTCAGCAATTTTAAAACTCCCCGAGTACGTGCGCGGCGTCATGACGCCTTGCGACACGTATGCTGATTGCAGGATGCGTATGCGAAGAATGTCCACGTAACTATGAAAATACAAGCCAGCATCAAATGAATCCATTGCCTGAATATGTTTGAAATCAACGCTGCGTTTGTGCGTGAAATCGCGCTTGAATCCGGCAAGGTAGCGGATGTCAGGAAGAAGCGTTGCAATGAAAAATTCTTTTTTGTCCTTGTCTGAAAAATACGTGTCAAATACGCGTGCTGCAAGCACCACGTGCGAGATAGGACCAGCCATGCATACTTAGAGCAAGACGGGAATAAAAAAGGTTTACTCTTCTTTAGCGCGCGGGTTTGTTTGCGCGACACTGCCGCCTTTTGCTTCAATTTTTTCAATTGCTTTTTTCGAAGCAACCGTACAGGTCACCGTGAGTTTTGCGCGCACGCTGCCTGTTCCAAGCAGTTTCGTATGTTTAAGTTCAACTTTGCCGCTTTCTGGAAGGTCGCTGATGTTTTTGATTGCAAGCGGTTTTGTTTTTGGCTTGAGCCGGTACTTGCCAAGCGTTCCAAGGAATGCCGGCATCTGGTTTTTTTGTTTTCCGCGCTTACCGCGGCCTGCTCTACCAACACCGCCACGGTTTCCACTACCACGATGCCGCTTTCCGTGTTGTTTGTGCGGAACGCGCGTGTTTGAGAATTTTTTTCGTTTATGTACAACCATGGTAGTGTTCACATCATTCGTTTGAGTAAATCATTAATAGCTTCGCCCCGATCACCAAGGTCCCCGCGAGGATAGTGTTTTTTCGTGTCTTTAAGTCCTTTTCGAGCGGGTCTGAGACGAAACAGGGGTTTGATGCCTGCTTGTTTGAGCGTTTTTCCTTCTTTAAGGGATTTGAGCACGTCATCAACTTCTTTTGCTGAAAGCTTTTTGTCGCCGACTTTTCGTCCGCGTTTTGCAATCAATTCCTTGAGAGTTTCTTCATGCACATCACCATACGTAGCGTAGTCGCGAACGCGCTTTAACATGCCGCGCAAAGACGGCGAATCATTTACAAGCGAACAGTGATTAACGCGCGTGAGGTTGAGTGACTTAAGCGCGTATTCTACATCCGTGCTCGTGTTCACGCTTCCTCTTAGACGAATTATTGCAAGGGTCATGTTCTCATCTCTCGTGTTTGCTTAAGCGCTTTGAATGCAGCTTTTACTAAGTTGATTCGCGTTTGAGTTTGTCCGCTTGTAATGCTCCACGCATCCTTGAATCCAGCCATGCGAAGCAATTGTTTTGATGAATCATCAACAGCAAGACCTGTGCCTTTTGCTGCAGGAATAAATGTGAGACGAACGCTTCCTTCTTTTCCGCTTACTTTAAACGGGAATGAGTGCGGTTCGTCAACTGTTGACTCCCATGAGCCTGAACCTTTGAGTACTTTGATAATGCTCATTTTTGCGCTTCGCTCCGCTTTTGTGCGTGCAGGAACGGTTTCTCCTGATGAACCCCATCCAAGGCCAACAAATCCTTCTTCAGGGCTGCCAACAACGCACATAGCAGTGAATTTGATTTTGTTTCCTTCAGCAGTTTTTTTCTGGGTTACGCGATAAATTCTTCGCTTACCCCCACCGAATTTTCCTTTGGACTGACCAATATTAATAAAATCAACTTGTACGTTTGGAACAAGAAAATCAACGATTTCAGGTTCAGTAATGCGCAAACCTGCTTTGAGAATGTCATTGAGTGATTCAAATTCTCCTGCCTTTACACGTCGTCCTAAATCCGTCTTTGGCTTCCATTCTTCTTTTGGCATTTCTTCACGTCGAGGACGTCTCGCACCCTGACGATTATCCCGCTTTTGACCGGGTCGCGCGTTTCTTCGTTGACGTGAGGGTTGTGGATTCATGTAGTATCACTTTTTTGCCGGCTTTTGTGCTGTTTTTTTTGCTGGCTTTGCTGCTTTTTTAACCGGTTGTTCCTTTTTAACTCTTTTTGCAGCACCCGACTCAATACGTGCTCTTACGCGTGCAATCTGCTTTGCAACAGATTCCTGCAGGTGCGCGCCACTGATGCGCTCATCAGAAGGAAGCGTGTCAGGACTGTGTGCAACGCTTACTCCCGTATCAAGCACGCCTTTGAGAACAGCAAACATGCGCTGGTTTGGATGGCTTATGCCTGAGTCAAGCACTGCTTGTTTTACTGGCGATTGTTTTCCTGCAAGCAAGCCGGTAAGATATGCTGCAGGAACGTTTTTTGTTGAACCTTTCCAGCCATGGCTTTTTAGCATGTCTGAACTGGTTGTGAGAAGGACTTTGTCGCCTGCGTGTTCGTATGCAACAAACTGGACGATAACACGCGTGTTTGTGATTCTTACCACTAATCGTGGCATGCCGCTTTTGAGAAGTCCAAGACGTCTTTTATAGTTAGTCTTGCCTTCAATTCTTCGACGAAATTTTACTGCGTAAGTTGCATTTTTTGCCATAGTGGGGTTCACTTCTTTTGTTTTACAAACAAATCATTATCTCCTAAATACGTTTTAATGTGCGCTCGGCTTCGGAAAAATCCGCCTTTGACAAGCGAGTACATTTTAGTAAATGTCTTGTTTGTGACTTTTTTGTTTCCTTTAAGGGTTTTTAGGAGGTCTCGCTGCGCGCGCGCTTTAATTATCCATGCCCGTTTCTTTGGTGTTCGTGA contains these protein-coding regions:
- a CDS encoding RNA-guided pseudouridylation complex pseudouridine synthase subunit Cbf5, whose translation is MILKQNAVAGTYGVDPATRSVKERFVSGIIILDKPRGPRSQQAMDFLKRVLHVKKAGYSGTLDPNVTGVLPVGLNNATRVLQFLLLAPKEYVCVMRLHADVPEARVREVMNDFLGTITQRVPKRSAVKRQVRERSVHTVDLIEIKGRAVLFKTNVQSGTYIRMLCHDIGEKLGCGANMAELRRTRVADLTEEYAVTLDQLRFAYDAWQAGNDEYLAKVIHPIEVATTHLKKMVIIDSAVASVAHGAALKIPGIAWLDEGIERGEAVGVFTLKGELVGVGAARLSSAAIDMNNEGVAVDVHTVMIDRSLYPKAWKKQNEKESE
- a CDS encoding 50S ribosomal protein L34e, with amino-acid sequence MRRAQRSRSLKRVKKRVPSGESRLSFKKELPGKIVCAECGSELHGIAREKPIRFSNLNKSARTVSRKYGGMLCSSCSRESIRKEARVMFA
- the secY gene encoding preprotein translocase subunit SecY codes for the protein MSWLSNLPEIKAPTGRINLNSKLMWTLAALVIYFILGSIPIYGLSPAYKSQFETLAILLAANFGSLLSLGIGPIVTASIILQLLQGAGVFKIDTSTPEGKAKFQGLQKVFGIVFIVFENALYVMSGALPSADGSPFTIMLMIVQLIVAGLVVLYLDELVSKYGVGSGISLFIAAGVSAQIFANGLSPLPDPTNPSLPTGQVWKVLALFLQGQLEAVLWPLVSIVATIVVFGLSVYLQATKVEIPLSFGRVRGHSIKWPLKFIYTSNIPVILVAALIASMQFWGLMMFNLGIPLLGSFEPSSDGQMVAASGLVKYMNPPTLRKIILAPEVSDFISFGVYLFMMSFGAMFFSILWVMIGNQDPGTVADQILSSNLQIPGFRRDKRIITRMLARYITPLTVLGGLSVGILAAVADLLGALSRGTGILLSVMIVYGMYEQISRESMEDANPLIRKLLK
- a CDS encoding 50S ribosomal protein L30, with translation MTLAIIRLRGSVNTSTDVEYALKSLNLTRVNHCSLVNDSPSLRGMLKRVRDYATYGDVHEETLKELIAKRGRKVGDKKLSAKEVDDVLKSLKEGKTLKQAGIKPLFRLRPARKGLKDTKKHYPRGDLGDRGEAINDLLKRMM
- the rpsE gene encoding 30S ribosomal protein S5 encodes the protein MNPQPSRQRRNARPGQKRDNRQGARRPRREEMPKEEWKPKTDLGRRVKAGEFESLNDILKAGLRITEPEIVDFLVPNVQVDFINIGQSKGKFGGGKRRIYRVTQKKTAEGNKIKFTAMCVVGSPEEGFVGLGWGSSGETVPARTKAERSAKMSIIKVLKGSGSWESTVDEPHSFPFKVSGKEGSVRLTFIPAAKGTGLAVDDSSKQLLRMAGFKDAWSITSGQTQTRINLVKAAFKALKQTREMRT
- a CDS encoding 50S ribosomal protein L18, coding for MAKNATYAVKFRRRIEGKTNYKRRLGLLKSGMPRLVVRITNTRVIVQFVAYEHAGDKVLLTTSSDMLKSHGWKGSTKNVPAAYLTGLLAGKQSPVKQAVLDSGISHPNQRMFAVLKGVLDTGVSVAHSPDTLPSDERISGAHLQESVAKQIARVRARIESGAAKRVKKEQPVKKAAKPAKKTAQKPAKK